The Mesomycoplasma hyopneumoniae J genome contains the following window.
AATTATCCCTATGAAAAAATCAGAGCCGGAATTCGCGCTGAGCATCTAATTGAAGATGCAAATGGCAATTTTTTTGGAAAAATTGCTGCAATTGAATATCTCGGAAAAGATATCCAAGGGAAAATTGAAATTACAAATTTAGGTCTTTTTTCGATTATTTTAAAGAAAAAACCAACCTATGAAATCGGCGAAATTATCCAGTTTAGCTTTAAAAATGGCAAATTACATTTATTTGATTATCAAACAAGGGAAAGGATCTAATGAATTTTATCAGCGGTTTTTTTTATAAAAGGCGGATTCGCAAATCGCGTTTAGAACTAGGGATTCTCGATCAAAAACACCCGTTTTGAAAGCCTTTTTTGGTGCTTTTACCTTCAATTTTAGTAATTTTTTTATTTACCTTTCTGCCTTTTCTTTATTCAATTTCAAAATCTTTAACAATTGAGATCAACCATAATATCGCCGGAAATACCCGTTTTGGCTTTGATAATTTCATTGATTTGATCACAATTGATAAAAATTTTCATTATGCAATTAGAAATTCAGTTGTCTATTCAATTCTAGCCCTTCCTTTTGGTCTAATTATTAGTTTGATAATTGCATCAGCAATTGCTTCCTTGCACCGAAAATATGCCCGTGGATTTTGACAGACGATTTTTTTTATGCCCTATGTAACCTCAGGAATTGCGATTTCAGTTGCATTTGGTTATATTTTTGATAGTGAAACTGGTTTTATTAACAAACTTTTTGGTATTTCAACTAGATGACTAAATTCGGGCAATCCCGGTTCGCTGCATGCACTTTTTGTGGTCTTGATCTCGGGAATCTGACGTAGTCTTGCTTTTGAAGTTCTAATCCTAACAACCGCAATGTTATCAGTAAATCCAACACTTTATAAGGCAGCAGCAATCGATGGCGCCTCACCGATTCGACAGTTTTTCAAAATCACTTTACCTACAGTTTCAAAGACAATAAATTTTTTGATCACAATTGGAATCATCGGCGGAATTAAGGTATTTCCGGTCGGAATTTTCCCAAATGAGACCGAAGCAATTACAAATGGAGGATCAACTTTGCTTGTCTATATTTATAAAAATGTCCGCGGAACGCCTAATTTTGCCCAGGCAGGAACATTAGCAATCTACCTTTTTATTTTCGGAATTGCCCTTTCTATAACAGTAAAAAAATTTTTAAATGGGATATTTTGAATATCTAATAAAATTTCGGAGAGATATGTTTATTCTAAGATTAAAAATTCGCAAATTCATTAGCGATCGCAAAACTGCAAGAGTTATTGAAAACATTAATTCCCAGGTCAAAAATGATAATTTAATTAGTGCAATTTTTAATTTTATCTTTAAATTTATAGTACTTTTTGTTTTTGGTATCTTCATTATTTTCCCTTTTTATTTTATGTTTGTCTATGCTTTAGCCCCCGAAGATCAGATTCTTGATACCCGGGTTCCGGTTTTTTGACCTAATCAATTTACCTGGGATAATTTTACAAAAGCTGCTCAGTCTGGTTATTTTAAAGCCCTTGGAATTACTGCGAGTGTATCTTTAATTGCCGTTGTTGGAAAAGTATTTTTTTCAATGACTTTTGGTTATGCATTTTCTTTAAGAAAATGACGATTTAAACAGTTATCCTGAGCCATTTTCTTATCAATTTTAGTTCTTCCCGAGACAGCTTTAATAATTGGCCAGTATCGAATTATGGTAATGCTTGGTTGAAATGATGGGTTTCAGTCAATTTTTGCCCTAACAGCCCCATTTATTGCCTCAGTTTTCTCTGGTCTAATGTTCCGTCAAGCCTTTGAAGAAATTCCCGATCGGATCAAGGAAGCCTCAATGGTTGATGGCTGTTCACGAATTCGCTACTTTTTTAAAGTCGCAATTCCAATGGTAAGTCCAACAATTTGAACTGTCGGAATTCTAACAGCATTAGCCGCCTGAAATGCGACATCCTGACCACTTGTGATTCTCCAGTCAAATTCGGCAAATGTTCAAACTTTAAATATCTGATTGCTCCAAAAAGTTGGTGTTGCTGATGAGACAATGCAAGTACCAGGAGGATATTTTAAAAACATCCGGATGGCCGGAGCGCTTTTGGCGGTTTTGCCAATGTTTATCGTCTATTTTGTTTTTAGATCAAGAATTATGAAGGCAGTTTCCCGTCAAGAATCAACAGTGAAAGGTTAAATTATGCTTAATTTTAAAGGATTTTTCAAAAAACAGAAGCAAAAAATTAATCTTTTATTTCAGTCAGGATTTATTTGGTTTTCGATGATTAGCGGCCTTGTTTTTACCGGACTAATTATTTGAGGAATTATTTATTTTTTTCAACAAGCTTTTACTGATGGATTTTTATAAGCAAAAATTATTGAAGAACTTTGTTATATTTTTCCTAATTTAATATTTCTAAATTAGGAAAAATAATATTAAAGAAATTATTTAAATATTAAAAAAGTTGACTAAATTTAGTCAACTTTTTTTAATAAATTAGGAATAAATAATCTGTTTTTTAAATTTTTTATTCCATATATTCGCTAAGGAATTTTTCAAGGATATTATTATATTTTTGATTATCTTTTGGTTTATCAAAGAGGGCAAAACCTTTTAGTGTTATTCCGGTTGGTTTTCTACTATCATCTTGTTGTTCTTTGTCAATATTTTCTTGATTGTTGCTTTTTGTTGTACCTAAAGTTAGATTTTTAGCTAGATCGAGATTTTGAAATTGGCTCTCAATTTTGGCTTTTCAGCTAAAAATTTCCTTTTTCCCTTTTTGATAATCACTTGAAAAAAGCTTCATTTTAAGGTATTTTTCTGCATTTTCGCTTTCAACTGTTGCAACCAGAACCATTGTAGCAGCCGGAGCATTGAGGAAATCATGTGATTTATCTGATTGATTTTTAGGATAAAGCGCAACTTTATTATGTTGAAGAAGTTGTAAAAGGAAATCATGAACATCTTGATAAGTTCCGTTAAAAGTTTTTTGCAGCCCACCTGAGGCATCGGTCCATTTTAATTGATTTTTATTATTTTGCTCTACCTTTTCAAAATCAGCACCAATTTTATTAAACCCGGTTAGTAATATTTCTGGTTCGATTAATAAACTGAATTTTGAACTAGAATTATCACTTGCGCTTAATAGAAAATATCTTAAAAGTGATCTTCGTGATAATTTAGTGGGTTTAAAGGCATAAAAAATTGTCTTACCCTCATCAAGTTTAAGATTTTTTGATTGTTCTTGACTTGAGTTTTCAAGACTTATTCCACCTTCAGCTAAATAAATACCGGCTTGATCTAGATGTACTTTTTGCTGCGATTTATTTGAAGGTTCTGGATTTACCTTAAATTTTAAATTCGGATTATTTAGTGCACTAATCGATGCAAGTACTGGTTTATTTTGATATTTTTCGGTTGTTGTAGTTATATTTGATCGTCAATCAAGGAATAAATCGGTATTTGTACTTTGGACTAATGCTTGATAAGCTTTATTATCAGGGGCAACTTTGTCAATTTTGATCTCAAGTGTTTCTTTTGTTATTCCTTCAACTTTTAGTTCTAATTTTAAAATAAATTTATCCCGATAAAAAGTTGATAAATATAATAAAGTGTTTGTCGGGAAACTAGTTTTTTCTAAATTTTCAAAAAGTTTAGATAAGTAAGTTCCACCATTTTCTGCCTGGATTGTTTTAGTTTCAACTTTTGGTACTTGTTCACTTTGATCAGTTTGTTCACTTTGGGAATCTTTACTTGATTTTTCTTCTTTTGCTTGACCTTTTTCCTGACTTTCTTGTTGTTTTACCTCTTCATTAAATAAAACTGCACCAACTTTTTGCATTTTACCATTTGGTGGAGCCATTTTTGTTTCTAATTTTTCATTTTTACTTGTTGAAAAATTAAGAAAATCAAATAAAGGACTCATTTTTTTAGTAATTCCCTTAAGTTCAAGGGGTTTATTTAAAAGATGGGCAATTTTTGTATTAATTGTTGAGGCGAAAACCGTTACTGGAAGATAGCTTTTGACCTCAAGTTTTAAATTATCAAGATTTTTTGCCGTTTTAGCATCAAATAATTCAAGCGCATTTCGAAAATATCCAGAATAAATTTCTTGTGTTGCATCGTAGTCAAAGTCGAAATTATAATTATATTGTTTATCTTGAGTCAAATTTAGACCTGCAGGAACTTGATCATTTACTAAAAAAGTTCCTTCTAATTTTAAATTAATAGTTAATAAATTCTTATTCTGACTAACTTTTTCAGGTTTTTTAACTAAAAAAGCTGCTTTTTTGGCCTCAAAATTAGGAATTAAACCTTTAATATCAGCAAAAAAAGTTGTATTTGGCACTGATTTTTGAATAAATCAGGACTCAAATTTAGTTAAATCAAGACTTTTTGGATTAGAAGACAATGAAAATAATTGTGCAATATCTAAGTTATTTTTGGCTAGGTATTTTGAAATTTCACTATTAAATTCATAGTTTTTCAAAAAACTTGCTAAAAATTTTCCCCCATATTTCTGATTTGTTTTTGGGAGATCAACAAATCTAAGGGGAAAAATTTTCTCAGTTTTAGCTGTTTTATCATATAAAACCATATTAAGAACAAGCTCATTTTTTTCATCATTTATACTTGCAAAAACTAGTTTATTATCTTTTAGATCCGGTTTGATTTCAAAATTTTCTGGAAGGATAAAAATTGGTTCAGAATTTAGGCTAAAGGAGGCCCCACCAAATTCGCCAAAAGTTTCATATAAGGCAATTTTTGAATCAGAAAGTTTATTAAACCGTTTTAGTCAAGCATTATAAAATAAAATTGCTATTTCAGTTGCGGTTTTTCCTTTAAGTGATTCAAGATTTCTAAGACTAATTTGGCCAGTGAAATTTTCGGGTAGAAATTGGAAAGCCTTTTCTTGACCTGAGAAATCAAGGTCGAATTTTGCAGTATAATTTATGGTTTTTGAATGATTAGTTACATTAAGTCCGATATTTTTTAGCTTATTTTCTTTGATTTCAAACCTGGATTTATTATCAGGGATAACCAATTTAAAACTTAGATCAGGATATTTTTGACTTAGACTACTTAAATCAACTGCATCAGCTAGATCGAAACTATAAGATTTATCAAAGTGAAAATTTAGAGCATCAAAAGCGTTTAGTCGCTTGGCAAATTTAGGTTTTACCTTTAAATTTGCAACTAATTTATCAAATTCAGCACTATTAAAATTAGTTCTTGAGGTCAAATTTTGTGCTTTTCCAAGATCAATGTTATAAGAATTTAGTTCTAGATTATATTTTTCGGCTTGGGATGAAAGTGCATAAGGAATTGTAACAGCAAGACTTATAATTGTACTAATTCCAATAATTGAGAAAATTAAATATTTTAGCTTGTTTTTTTTCATTTTTTCTCCTTTTTATTTTAAAGCAAATAGTGATTCTGAACTTTCAATAATAATTACCCTAACTGGCTTACTTGAGTGAATCTGTGGCTGATCTTTTTTGTATACATATAAATCAAAATTATGTCGTATCTGATTGCCAAGTTGAGATATTGTATTAGTAAGAACTCCGGGAATTTCTTCGCTTTGATGAATTTCTTGTTGTTCTGGTTTAGCTGCTACTGGCTTGGCTGCTGAAGGTTTTGCAGCAACTTTTGCTGCTTCAGGTTTACTACTTTCTAAATTTTTACTTGTTTTTATTATATAAAAACCATAATCTGGGTAATTATTTTCAAAAAATTGACTAAAAGGTAGATTTTTGATCTGATTATCAATTTTAACTGGAGTATTTTCCGTTTTAATTACTTGTTTTATACTATCAACAAGTTGGGTATAATCTTCTTTTTTAAGGAAAATAATTTGGTCTGCACTTGGAAAATTAGTAGCAATTTCATTTAATTTTTCTACATCTTCACTAAGCAATTTATTATTTTCATTAACTACAAGATCCAAAGTTTCTTTTTTTGTTTGGTAAATCACTTGAATTAAATTCCCATTTTGATCAACTGAACCAATTTTATATCAATATTTTAATCTTAAATTATTATTTGGATTAGTTTTTTCCTGACTAACTGCTACATTTAGGCTTATAGGTTCGAGTTCAAACTGAATTTTATAGTCTAAATTTTGCCCGAGTGATTCAGCAAGAAGTCCTTGATCTTTTGAATAAATAAGCGAATAAAAAGCAACTAGAAATTCACTAAGATTTGTAATTGGATTTTTACCTTTTTCTTGGATAAAATCTTTTGGTTTAATTGATTTTGCAAGTTCTCTTATATGTTCGACAAAATCTCTCGTGTTAAATGCGCTTTCAGTTTTGATTAAGTCCAAAGTATTTTTTAAATTTGAGTGAAGGTAAAAACTATTATTAAGATAATCAGGGGAAATTAGGTAGTCATTATTTAATGAAAAAAGTCAAAAATCGGAGGTCAGTGAAACTGCTTTTTTCTCAGGAGGCTGAATTTTTATTTGACTTAAATGTTTAAATAAACTATTTTGGTCAAGATTTTCAGGCCATTGTGTTTTTGGATCAATTAATTTAAATTTATTTAAAAGATCATATCAATATTTTGCAACAAAACTGATATCCCTTTTTGCAAGTAAAGATAAAAATGTACTAACCTCTTGATTTGTTTTAAATGACTTATTCCAAAGATTAATAATTCCCTCAGACATTTTCTCAGGAACTACACTTAATTTTGCAAATTCTTCAACATTAGGTAATTGTGAATTATGAACTAATAATTTTAAGCGATCTTCGTTAAATTCATAGCCATAATAATCACCATTTTCAAGGATATTTTTTAATTTATCAAATTTATTGGCATTTAAGAGTGCAAGAATTTCTGATTTTGGCGCACCCTTTTGGTTTGCAATTTTTTTTCTAGTTTCTGGTTTAAATTCAAATTTTGTCTGTTTAATTTGCTTTACTAATTCAGCATCATTTTGCCCGAGACGGTTTAGATGTTCAATAGTTTGGGAAAAGTTTTTTTCAGCGACAATTTGATTTTCAGCATTTCTAAGAATAATTTTTCCGAAAATTTTGGCAACAATTTGGTTATTTTTAAAAGCCAATTTAGTTGAATTAGCATCTAATTTAATATCTAATTTTAAATATTTTAAAAATTTTGCATAATCAATACCGGATAATTTATTTTCAAATTCAACTTTTTTCAGAAGCGGAGTTCTAACAATTTTTGCTATAAGGTTCTTGAGAAAATC
Protein-coding sequences here:
- a CDS encoding carbohydrate ABC transporter permease; the encoded protein is MNFISGFFYKRRIRKSRLELGILDQKHPFWKPFLVLLPSILVIFLFTFLPFLYSISKSLTIEINHNIAGNTRFGFDNFIDLITIDKNFHYAIRNSVVYSILALPFGLIISLIIASAIASLHRKYARGFWQTIFFMPYVTSGIAISVAFGYIFDSETGFINKLFGISTRWLNSGNPGSLHALFVVLISGIWRSLAFEVLILTTAMLSVNPTLYKAAAIDGASPIRQFFKITLPTVSKTINFLITIGIIGGIKVFPVGIFPNETEAITNGGSTLLVYIYKNVRGTPNFAQAGTLAIYLFIFGIALSITVKKFLNGIFWISNKISERYVYSKIKNSQIH
- a CDS encoding carbohydrate ABC transporter permease, giving the protein MFILRLKIRKFISDRKTARVIENINSQVKNDNLISAIFNFIFKFIVLFVFGIFIIFPFYFMFVYALAPEDQILDTRVPVFWPNQFTWDNFTKAAQSGYFKALGITASVSLIAVVGKVFFSMTFGYAFSLRKWRFKQLSWAIFLSILVLPETALIIGQYRIMVMLGWNDGFQSIFALTAPFIASVFSGLMFRQAFEEIPDRIKEASMVDGCSRIRYFFKVAIPMVSPTIWTVGILTALAAWNATSWPLVILQSNSANVQTLNIWLLQKVGVADETMQVPGGYFKNIRMAGALLAVLPMFIVYFVFRSRIMKAVSRQESTVKG
- a CDS encoding P110/LppT family adhesin N-terminal domain, which translates into the protein MKKNKLKYLIFSIIGISTIISLAVTIPYALSSQAEKYNLELNSYNIDLGKAQNLTSRTNFNSAEFDKLVANLKVKPKFAKRLNAFDALNFHFDKSYSFDLADAVDLSSLSQKYPDLSFKLVIPDNKSRFEIKENKLKNIGLNVTNHSKTINYTAKFDLDFSGQEKAFQFLPENFTGQISLRNLESLKGKTATEIAILFYNAWLKRFNKLSDSKIALYETFGEFGGASFSLNSEPIFILPENFEIKPDLKDNKLVFASINDEKNELVLNMVLYDKTAKTEKIFPLRFVDLPKTNQKYGGKFLASFLKNYEFNSEISKYLAKNNLDIAQLFSLSSNPKSLDLTKFESWFIQKSVPNTTFFADIKGLIPNFEAKKAAFLVKKPEKVSQNKNLLTINLKLEGTFLVNDQVPAGLNLTQDKQYNYNFDFDYDATQEIYSGYFRNALELFDAKTAKNLDNLKLEVKSYLPVTVFASTINTKIAHLLNKPLELKGITKKMSPLFDFLNFSTSKNEKLETKMAPPNGKMQKVGAVLFNEEVKQQESQEKGQAKEEKSSKDSQSEQTDQSEQVPKVETKTIQAENGGTYLSKLFENLEKTSFPTNTLLYLSTFYRDKFILKLELKVEGITKETLEIKIDKVAPDNKAYQALVQSTNTDLFLDWRSNITTTTEKYQNKPVLASISALNNPNLKFKVNPEPSNKSQQKVHLDQAGIYLAEGGISLENSSQEQSKNLKLDEGKTIFYAFKPTKLSRRSLLRYFLLSASDNSSSKFSLLIEPEILLTGFNKIGADFEKVEQNNKNQLKWTDASGGLQKTFNGTYQDVHDFLLQLLQHNKVALYPKNQSDKSHDFLNAPAATMVLVATVESENAEKYLKMKLFSSDYQKGKKEIFSWKAKIESQFQNLDLAKNLTLGTTKSNNQENIDKEQQDDSRKPTGITLKGFALFDKPKDNQKYNNILEKFLSEYME
- the mhp385 gene encoding P97 family multifunctional adhesin Mhp385 produces the protein MENTNLHYKKKKKKNTNLSRKNLLTIGAAVFFGIAIITIPLVTVANWKIKDPRLQVQNQAKLITNIQLKDEYQNGNLSYFDLKKQLFNADNTKKTGIDYSQFFDFYQKNNTSLPINFATDYGWNRYKLDVFDLKPLDQEQSFEIYYRLVYQLPDDKKAISDLLTQKVIWNYLPDYSLANFANFSSSKLEKLRAYTNKEFSLSTKKELTKLVKLEDFEKQVNWAINNNEARKIINKYFNLEEIIAEILNNKEFSYLDESGIWNPQYQIELVRDQILGQDFLAKTGQKGIYKLTFYAAFSPNFAKKIAADLNKSSKFHFGINIDLNNFFLDKTVAENIKITEFSEDDYYPQINFEKNLEAEINGWDFLNYYNNQIFATQNEREDFLKNLIAKIVRTPLLKKVEFENKLSGIDYAKFLKYLKLDIKLDANSTKLAFKNNQIVAKIFGKIILRNAENQIVAEKNFSQTIEHLNRLGQNDAELVKQIKQTKFEFKPETRKKIANQKGAPKSEILALLNANKFDKLKNILENGDYYGYEFNEDRLKLLVHNSQLPNVEEFAKLSVVPEKMSEGIINLWNKSFKTNQEVSTFLSLLAKRDISFVAKYWYDLLNKFKLIDPKTQWPENLDQNSLFKHLSQIKIQPPEKKAVSLTSDFWLFSLNNDYLISPDYLNNSFYLHSNLKNTLDLIKTESAFNTRDFVEHIRELAKSIKPKDFIQEKGKNPITNLSEFLVAFYSLIYSKDQGLLAESLGQNLDYKIQFELEPISLNVAVSQEKTNPNNNLRLKYWYKIGSVDQNGNLIQVIYQTKKETLDLVVNENNKLLSEDVEKLNEIATNFPSADQIIFLKKEDYTQLVDSIKQVIKTENTPVKIDNQIKNLPFSQFFENNYPDYGFYIIKTSKNLESSKPEAAKVAAKPSAAKPVAAKPEQQEIHQSEEIPGVLTNTISQLGNQIRHNFDLYVYKKDQPQIHSSKPVRVIIIESSESLFALK